One genomic segment of Amycolatopsis sp. Hca4 includes these proteins:
- a CDS encoding IS630 family transposase, producing MRAVEAHRLGAQQPGTERGRVVAASRIAGEGHPRLQTQRTTTLFAAPEIATGKVTDQCYDRHGKAEFLDFLKKVARAYPRRELRVLLDNYHTHKHAEVNAWLVRNPRITLHFTPTSGSWLNLVEVFFGIITRQAIRRGSFDSVKELVAVIRGFIDGWNTRCHPFAWTKTADEVLPHATRQRTSDARH from the coding sequence CTGCGGGCTGTAGAAGCCCATCGGCTGGGCGCGCAGCAACCCGGCACAGAACGCGGCCGGGTAGTAGCTGCGTCCCGGATTGCCGGAGAAGGACACCCACGACTACAAACGCAACGGACCACGACCTTGTTCGCGGCACCGGAGATCGCGACCGGGAAAGTCACCGACCAGTGCTACGACCGGCACGGCAAGGCCGAGTTCCTCGACTTCCTCAAGAAGGTCGCCAGGGCCTACCCGCGTCGCGAGCTGCGTGTCTTGCTGGACAACTACCACACCCACAAGCACGCCGAGGTCAATGCCTGGCTGGTCAGGAACCCGAGGATCACGCTGCACTTCACGCCCACCTCGGGCTCCTGGCTCAACCTGGTCGAAGTGTTCTTCGGCATCATCACTCGCCAGGCGATCCGCCGCGGATCCTTCGACAGCGTCAAAGAGCTCGTCGCTGTGATCCGCGGATTCATCGACGGCTGGAACACCCGCTGTCACCCGTTCGCCTGGACCAAGACCGCCGACGAGGTCCTGCCCCACGCCACCCGTCAACGAACCTCAGACGCGCGACACTAG
- a CDS encoding OB-fold nucleic acid binding domain-containing protein codes for MSFSGNPGRSYYPAAFCAGLLRAQPMGFYSPQSLVADARRHGVLVREPDINASLAHATLEPDADSTGGVAIRLGLAGVRHLGDDVAEQIVTERQARGPYTGIGDLTGRVQLKKTAAEALATAGAFTRFGGDRRQDVWAAGAAATTRPGHLPGLVPGLDARALPGMTRFEVTAADLWATSVSPDSHPVQFLRELLDARGAITTAALAGVEDGTRVWVGGAVTHRQRPATADGITFLNLEDETGMANVLVSPGLFHRFKQVLRNPAIVVRGVVQIGQGTASVVADQVAPLDIRNLALPSRDFR; via the coding sequence GTGTCCTTCTCCGGCAATCCGGGACGCAGCTACTACCCGGCCGCGTTCTGTGCCGGGTTGCTGCGCGCCCAGCCGATGGGCTTCTACAGCCCGCAGTCCCTGGTCGCCGACGCCCGCCGCCACGGCGTGCTCGTGCGCGAGCCGGACATCAACGCGAGCCTCGCGCACGCCACCCTGGAACCCGACGCCGACAGCACCGGCGGGGTCGCGATCCGACTCGGCCTCGCCGGTGTCCGGCACCTCGGCGACGATGTGGCCGAGCAGATCGTCACCGAACGCCAAGCCCGTGGTCCCTACACCGGGATTGGGGACCTCACCGGCCGCGTCCAGCTCAAGAAGACCGCCGCCGAAGCCCTCGCGACCGCCGGTGCCTTCACCCGCTTCGGCGGCGACCGCCGCCAGGACGTCTGGGCCGCCGGTGCCGCGGCGACTACCCGACCCGGGCACCTGCCCGGCCTGGTGCCCGGCCTCGACGCCCGTGCCTTGCCAGGGATGACCCGGTTCGAGGTCACCGCCGCCGATCTGTGGGCCACCAGCGTCTCTCCCGACTCCCATCCCGTGCAGTTCCTGCGGGAGCTGCTCGACGCGCGCGGCGCGATCACTACCGCCGCTCTCGCAGGCGTCGAGGACGGCACCCGAGTCTGGGTCGGCGGAGCGGTCACCCACCGGCAACGGCCGGCCACGGCCGACGGGATCACGTTCCTCAACCTCGAGGACGAGACCGGGATGGCCAATGTCCTGGTCTCGCCGGGGCTCTTTCACCGGTTTAAGCAAGTGTTGCGAAACCCGGCAATCGTGGTGCGTGGCGTCGTCCAGATTGGTCAGGGCACTGCATCGGTGGTGGCTGATCAGGTCGCGCCGCTCGATATTCGTAATCTTGCGCTGCCATCTCGCGATTTCCGCTAA
- a CDS encoding aminoglycoside phosphotransferase family protein, whose translation MEDVGARLVRRFGPEAERWLAEVPLVAERLAARWGLVLGELFESGASSVVLHCQWPDGTLAVLKLSPDRTLLTKQVEMLRVFAPSGRVPAVLAIDAEAGAMVLEEILPGTEAEDLPGATLPRQWGELLAALHGVAPPTHWPWDLRGRLDEAFSRIGQRLTEPTIGARIDQTMWQRAIRRCETLLDTQTRLVLLHGDLHLANVLDGGPSRGLVAIDPKACIGDPCFDAVDYVVAGAGHEGVEARCQRVATACGLGEDRLYSWSQVIAPMFAIAHLTHGGPEPVIDELLALAS comes from the coding sequence ATGGAAGACGTTGGTGCACGGTTGGTCCGTCGATTTGGTCCAGAGGCCGAGCGCTGGCTCGCGGAAGTCCCGCTCGTTGCTGAACGGCTGGCCGCCCGATGGGGCCTCGTACTCGGTGAGCTGTTTGAGAGCGGAGCCTCCTCTGTCGTCCTGCATTGTCAATGGCCGGACGGGACGCTGGCGGTTCTCAAGCTCAGTCCGGATCGGACACTGCTGACCAAGCAAGTGGAGATGCTGCGCGTGTTCGCGCCCTCGGGCCGGGTGCCGGCCGTATTGGCCATCGATGCGGAGGCCGGGGCAATGGTGTTGGAGGAGATTCTGCCCGGCACCGAAGCCGAAGACCTGCCAGGCGCAACGTTGCCGCGGCAGTGGGGAGAGCTGCTAGCCGCACTACACGGCGTGGCTCCGCCCACGCACTGGCCGTGGGATCTACGCGGTCGGCTTGACGAGGCCTTCAGCCGAATCGGCCAGAGGCTGACCGAACCAACCATCGGTGCTCGGATCGATCAGACCATGTGGCAGCGGGCGATACGACGCTGCGAGACGTTACTGGACACTCAGACCAGGCTCGTGCTACTGCACGGCGATCTGCACCTCGCCAACGTCTTGGACGGCGGCCCGTCGCGGGGTCTGGTCGCGATCGACCCGAAGGCATGCATCGGCGATCCATGCTTCGACGCCGTCGACTACGTGGTGGCCGGTGCCGGACACGAGGGCGTCGAGGCCCGCTGCCAACGAGTGGCCACCGCATGCGGGCTCGGCGAGGACAGGCTGTATTCTTGGAGCCAAGTGATCGCACCCATGTTCGCCATCGCGCATCTCACCCATGGCGGGCCAGAGCCGGTGATCGACGAACTGCTCGCACTGGCTTCGTGA
- a CDS encoding site-specific integrase, translating to MTSTVKHSTRKPLPAATSVAAEQRSRNRQLRTEFPPRSAEQWWPHTAATAEQVQQRLTAPPFAPPANGTRAGRRRGVTKLLRWLSAFPGDTWQDHWLASGAEERPGAEWVTLPMEWLAAHGGVTSYDSTDVPSGLLMLICGDVIRPGLPWMLTRTHRYVASVMAQVRDPAGFTRLAELAAAEPASSQVDAKIAATRIATILACKGGTIADITVGDCVELVETMRRVHTRGGQKKVDFYLRLRALGVFPGDAPHSIRAFGLAGGRLTIEQLVDRYRIQCRPVRDLLIDYLRERQPSLDFTSLDAVSRTLAGLFWARIESLAPGIDTLRLPSDVVRAWKDELRTVKRTTTNAAGERIEVSSPRLNAKDELMRVRALYLDIAHWAVEDPARWAPWVAPCPISGTEVQKSKERRHRKARMDQRTRERLPVLPVLVRTANDRRLAAVRLLAVAQATESGAVIDGTDGALRKAVAPKAIGRIVWAEDVATGNRRNLSYEEEEAFWAFATVEVLRLTGIRCEELLELSHHSITEYRLPTTGELVPLLQIAPSKTDTERLLLVSPELADVLSAIVQRLRTPNGAVPLVVSYDIREKIWHPPMPLLFQRAIGNERRAITPSAIRKLLINALASTELTDVNGDPLIFQAHDFRRIFVTDAIMNGLPPHIAQVICGHKTIDTTMGYKAVYPAETIEAHRAFITRRRATRPSEEYRTPTDAEWDAFLAHFEKRKVSVGTCARAFGSPCVHEHACVRCSLLRPDPAQRARLVEIRDNLEARIIEAKREGWLGEVEGLQVSYSGVKDKLAQIDATFQRRQATATELGMPSFGFISGRATSDEK from the coding sequence ATGACCTCCACCGTCAAGCACAGCACCCGCAAACCGCTGCCCGCGGCGACCTCGGTTGCCGCCGAGCAGCGATCGCGGAACCGTCAGCTGCGCACCGAATTTCCGCCACGATCGGCCGAGCAATGGTGGCCGCACACGGCGGCGACGGCCGAGCAGGTGCAGCAGCGGTTGACCGCACCGCCATTCGCGCCCCCGGCAAACGGCACCCGGGCTGGGCGACGGCGCGGCGTGACCAAACTGCTGCGCTGGCTCTCGGCGTTTCCCGGAGACACCTGGCAGGACCACTGGCTGGCCAGCGGCGCCGAGGAACGTCCGGGCGCAGAGTGGGTCACCCTGCCGATGGAGTGGTTGGCAGCGCACGGCGGAGTGACGTCCTACGACTCGACGGACGTGCCGTCCGGCCTGCTGATGCTGATCTGCGGTGACGTCATCCGCCCCGGCCTGCCGTGGATGCTCACTCGCACCCATCGGTATGTGGCGTCGGTCATGGCGCAGGTCAGGGATCCGGCCGGGTTCACGAGACTGGCAGAGCTGGCCGCCGCCGAGCCGGCAAGCTCCCAGGTCGACGCGAAGATCGCGGCGACCCGGATCGCCACGATCCTGGCCTGCAAGGGCGGCACCATCGCCGACATCACCGTCGGCGACTGCGTCGAGCTGGTGGAAACGATGCGGCGCGTCCATACCCGCGGCGGGCAGAAGAAGGTCGACTTCTACCTGCGGTTGCGCGCCCTGGGCGTCTTCCCCGGGGATGCGCCGCACAGCATCCGCGCGTTCGGCCTGGCCGGCGGACGGCTGACGATCGAGCAGCTGGTCGACCGATATCGCATCCAGTGTCGGCCAGTCCGGGACCTGCTCATCGACTACCTGCGGGAACGCCAACCATCGTTGGACTTCACCAGTTTGGACGCGGTCTCGCGGACACTGGCCGGGCTGTTCTGGGCTCGCATCGAATCCCTCGCCCCCGGCATTGACACCCTGCGGCTTCCGTCGGACGTCGTCCGCGCCTGGAAAGACGAGCTGAGGACGGTCAAGCGCACCACGACCAACGCCGCCGGCGAGCGCATCGAGGTGTCAAGCCCTCGTCTCAACGCTAAGGACGAGCTGATGCGCGTCCGAGCGCTCTATCTCGACATCGCACACTGGGCGGTCGAGGATCCAGCCCGCTGGGCGCCCTGGGTCGCGCCCTGCCCGATCAGCGGCACGGAGGTCCAAAAGTCCAAGGAGCGCAGGCACCGCAAGGCCCGCATGGACCAGCGCACCCGCGAGCGGTTGCCCGTCCTGCCGGTGCTGGTGCGCACCGCGAACGATCGCCGCCTGGCTGCTGTCCGTCTCCTCGCCGTCGCGCAGGCGACCGAGTCAGGAGCGGTGATCGACGGCACGGATGGCGCACTGCGAAAAGCTGTGGCGCCCAAAGCGATCGGTCGGATCGTCTGGGCCGAGGACGTCGCGACAGGCAACCGGCGCAACCTGTCCTACGAAGAAGAGGAAGCGTTCTGGGCGTTCGCCACCGTCGAAGTGCTTCGTTTGACGGGTATCCGCTGCGAGGAACTGCTCGAACTGTCCCACCACAGCATCACCGAATACCGACTGCCCACCACCGGCGAACTGGTGCCGCTGCTGCAGATCGCCCCGTCCAAGACCGACACCGAACGACTCCTGCTGGTCAGTCCCGAACTCGCCGACGTCCTCAGCGCCATCGTCCAGCGATTGCGCACTCCCAACGGAGCTGTCCCGTTAGTCGTTTCCTACGACATCCGAGAGAAGATCTGGCACCCGCCGATGCCGCTGCTGTTCCAGCGGGCCATCGGCAACGAGCGCCGCGCGATCACCCCCTCGGCCATCCGCAAACTACTCATCAACGCCCTCGCCTCGACCGAGCTCACCGACGTCAATGGCGACCCGTTGATATTCCAGGCACACGATTTCCGAAGAATCTTTGTCACCGACGCAATCATGAACGGCCTGCCGCCCCACATCGCGCAGGTCATCTGCGGACACAAGACCATCGACACGACCATGGGCTACAAAGCCGTCTATCCCGCCGAAACGATTGAGGCACATCGCGCGTTCATCACCCGTCGCCGCGCCACCAGGCCCAGCGAAGAATACCGAACTCCGACCGACGCGGAATGGGATGCGTTCCTCGCGCACTTCGAGAAACGAAAGGTATCGGTTGGGACCTGCGCGAGAGCATTCGGATCACCCTGCGTCCATGAGCACGCTTGCGTGAGATGCTCACTCCTGCGACCGGACCCCGCGCAACGCGCCAGGCTCGTCGAGATCCGCGACAACCTCGAGGCCCGCATCATCGAAGCGAAACGCGAAGGATGGCTCGGCGAAGTCGAGGGACTCCAAGTCAGCTACAGCGGTGTCAAAGACAAGCTCGCCCAGATCGACGCCACGTTCCAACGACGACAGGCAACAGCGACCGAGCTCGGCATGCCCTCGTTCGGCTTCATCTCCGGAAGGGCCACTTCCGATGAGAAGTAA
- a CDS encoding site-specific integrase: MINSEESTRDLASLMVPRSGRLVATGDEMEPYRLLAAGGGVVEPAAVFLRELLAAGRSAATLRSYGMDLLRWWRFLHAVNVGWDRASRVEARDFSCWIQVTAKQRRLVSGRGNAGAPNPVTGKPALGDRYAPATVAHSETVLRGFYDFHRDAGTGPVLNPFPLDPARRSRRAHAHHNPMDGWAHERVGRYRPKVPNRVPRAIPDPRFNELFAALPSNRDRALVAFWISTGVRASELLGVRQCDIDPGQQLITVVRKGTRATQQVPASADAFVWLRLYQEEVHGQVPRGRTQPVWWTLRRPRRPLNYHAAHRMFERANAALGSDWTLHDLRHSAAARMARDPQLTLSDVQLVMGHAHLSTTEIYLTPNKDEVIAGVLAHHARTAEQRDKPSPPPPAPGYDPQALSVLFGRAL; the protein is encoded by the coding sequence ATGATCAACTCGGAGGAGAGCACTCGCGATCTCGCCAGTCTTATGGTGCCCCGCAGCGGTCGTCTGGTGGCGACCGGCGACGAGATGGAGCCGTACCGTCTGTTGGCCGCCGGTGGCGGGGTGGTCGAGCCGGCGGCTGTGTTCCTGCGGGAGCTGTTGGCGGCTGGGCGGTCGGCGGCGACGTTGCGCTCGTATGGCATGGACTTGTTGCGTTGGTGGCGATTTCTGCACGCAGTGAATGTCGGCTGGGATCGGGCGTCCCGGGTGGAAGCCCGCGATTTCAGCTGCTGGATCCAGGTGACGGCGAAGCAGCGGCGTCTGGTCAGCGGTCGCGGCAACGCCGGGGCGCCGAACCCGGTCACCGGCAAGCCCGCGTTGGGAGATCGGTACGCACCGGCGACCGTGGCGCACAGCGAGACGGTGCTGCGTGGTTTCTACGACTTTCACCGGGACGCGGGCACCGGACCGGTCCTGAACCCGTTTCCCCTCGATCCTGCCCGGCGGTCCCGGCGAGCGCACGCGCACCACAACCCGATGGACGGATGGGCGCACGAGCGGGTGGGGCGTTACCGGCCGAAAGTTCCGAACCGGGTTCCTCGGGCGATTCCCGACCCGCGGTTCAACGAGCTATTTGCCGCGTTGCCGTCCAACCGGGACCGGGCGCTGGTGGCGTTCTGGATCTCGACCGGGGTACGCGCGTCGGAGCTGCTGGGAGTTCGGCAGTGCGACATCGATCCGGGCCAGCAGCTGATCACCGTGGTACGCAAGGGAACCCGCGCCACGCAGCAGGTCCCCGCGTCGGCGGACGCGTTCGTGTGGTTGCGCTTGTATCAGGAGGAAGTGCATGGCCAGGTCCCGCGAGGCCGGACTCAGCCGGTGTGGTGGACGTTGCGCCGACCACGACGGCCGTTGAACTACCATGCGGCACATCGGATGTTCGAGCGCGCCAACGCCGCACTCGGGTCGGACTGGACACTGCACGACCTGCGGCACAGCGCGGCGGCGAGAATGGCCCGCGACCCGCAACTGACGCTCAGCGACGTGCAGCTCGTCATGGGTCACGCGCACCTGTCCACCACGGAGATCTACCTCACGCCCAACAAGGACGAGGTGATAGCCGGTGTCCTGGCCCATCACGCCCGCACCGCCGAACAGCGGGACAAGCCATCGCCTCCGCCGCCCGCGCCTGGCTACGACCCGCAGGCGTTGAGCGTGCTGTTCGGGAGGGCGTTATGA
- a CDS encoding site-specific integrase, whose amino-acid sequence MYGWAMHHPRSTSRPTGGLHLAWELLSAIGVTPADSRLRHAVLLGQRATADLVDDYEIAAARIRDLLIRYLDTRRPTVDYNSFRTDVAILAGLFWSDLQRHHPGIDTLQLTAEQAAAWRERVRVVVQTDGTQRPRTDVLAIFTKVRTFYLDIQRWAVEDATWAEWAVPSPVRRNDCHGFAKEQRAARSRMHQRIRERLPHLPLLADTAHRLHADAADLLGVARQHTPGDEFEVDGRRYCRLRMKGADRTSVYDRGAGNVYVRDLVSDTDENITIREDERFWAWAAIETLRHTGLRVEELLELTQLAIVSYRLPESNELIPLLQVVPSKNNEERLLLVSPELASVLATIVTRLRGQNDGVVPSIPRYDGYEREVGPPLPHLFQRQRGSRRTVISHGGIRRLINRTLAMTGLRDSHGDPLAYTPHDFRRMFATEAVAGGLPVHIAARLLGHASLDTTQAYVAVFQDDLVRTYRAFLAKRRAIRPAEEYRSPTEEEWAEFQQHFQTRKLELGTCGRPYGTPCQHEHAPLTELTP is encoded by the coding sequence ATGTACGGCTGGGCGATGCACCATCCACGGTCCACGTCGAGACCGACCGGTGGCCTGCACCTGGCCTGGGAACTGCTGTCCGCGATCGGCGTCACACCGGCCGATAGCCGGCTGCGCCACGCCGTGCTGCTCGGCCAGCGCGCTACGGCCGATCTCGTCGACGACTACGAGATCGCGGCGGCGCGAATCCGCGACCTGCTGATCCGCTACCTCGACACCCGCCGCCCCACCGTGGACTACAACTCCTTCCGCACCGACGTCGCCATCCTCGCCGGGCTCTTCTGGTCCGACCTGCAACGCCACCATCCCGGAATCGACACCCTCCAGTTGACCGCGGAGCAGGCAGCGGCGTGGCGCGAGCGCGTTCGCGTTGTCGTGCAGACCGACGGAACCCAACGGCCCCGCACCGACGTGCTGGCCATTTTCACGAAGGTGCGCACCTTCTACCTCGATATCCAACGCTGGGCGGTCGAGGACGCGACCTGGGCCGAATGGGCCGTCCCTAGCCCGGTCCGGCGCAACGACTGCCACGGGTTTGCCAAGGAACAGCGCGCAGCCCGTTCCCGGATGCACCAGCGCATCCGGGAACGGCTCCCGCACCTGCCGCTGCTGGCCGACACCGCCCACCGGCTGCACGCAGACGCTGCCGACCTGCTCGGCGTCGCCCGGCAGCACACACCGGGCGACGAGTTCGAGGTCGACGGCCGCCGGTACTGCCGGCTCCGGATGAAGGGGGCGGACCGGACGTCTGTGTACGACCGTGGCGCCGGGAACGTCTACGTGCGCGACCTCGTCAGCGACACGGACGAGAACATCACGATCCGGGAAGACGAGCGGTTCTGGGCTTGGGCGGCGATCGAGACGCTGCGCCACACCGGGCTGCGGGTGGAGGAGCTGCTCGAGCTGACCCAGCTGGCGATCGTGTCCTACCGGCTGCCCGAGAGCAACGAGCTGATCCCGCTGCTGCAAGTGGTGCCGTCGAAGAATAACGAAGAGAGGCTGCTGCTGGTCAGCCCCGAACTCGCGAGCGTGCTGGCCACGATCGTGACCCGGTTGCGCGGCCAGAACGACGGCGTCGTGCCGTCGATTCCACGTTACGACGGCTACGAGCGCGAGGTCGGCCCGCCGTTGCCGCACCTGTTCCAGCGGCAGCGCGGTAGCCGACGTACCGTGATCAGCCACGGCGGCATCCGCAGGCTGATCAACCGGACGCTCGCGATGACCGGGCTACGCGACAGCCACGGCGATCCGCTGGCCTACACCCCGCACGACTTCCGCCGCATGTTCGCCACCGAGGCCGTGGCAGGCGGCCTCCCAGTCCACATCGCTGCGCGGCTGCTCGGTCACGCCTCCCTCGACACCACCCAGGCCTATGTCGCGGTGTTCCAGGACGACCTGGTTCGTACCTACCGGGCGTTTCTCGCGAAGCGCCGCGCGATCCGGCCAGCCGAGGAGTACCGCTCGCCGACCGAAGAGGAGTGGGCGGAGTTCCAGCAGCACTTCCAGACCCGCAAACTCGAACTCGGCACCTGCGGGCGCCCGTATGGCACCCCGTGCCAGCACGAGCACGCACCGTTGACTGAACTCACTCCCTAG
- a CDS encoding tyrosine-type recombinase/integrase yields the protein MPWSTAPWMVVGPDGAAVRPIEVYLSDFAARRTQPSSVRSYAYDLLRWWRWLVVVEVAWDRATSAEARAFVLWLKAAAKPRNHPRTVSTATAGAVNPITRKSYLDDRYRARTIRHSNAVIRSFYEFWIDTGEGPLLNPMPIDPGRGWRRPPAGGVGERAEAAGTIRYNPGLPKRAPRAMPDQRWDEVFGALRSNRDRAIVAAGVSSGARPSELLGMAGVDLDWGDQLIRVVRKGTRAEQWLPASMETFVWLRLYVAELGMFTPQDPLWQTVRRRDRGGGLQRQPLNYEALRGVFRRLNAVLGTNWTLHDVRHTAAIRMSRDPRLSMRDVQTILGHAHLSTTAEVYLVEDEVQVIRRVADHLAARSRQPQGPPTVSTPYDVEDLAVLFGGTVS from the coding sequence GTGCCGTGGTCGACAGCGCCGTGGATGGTGGTCGGGCCGGACGGGGCCGCCGTGCGGCCAATCGAGGTCTACCTGTCGGATTTTGCGGCCCGTCGAACCCAGCCGAGCAGCGTGCGCAGCTACGCCTATGATCTGCTCCGCTGGTGGCGTTGGCTGGTGGTCGTCGAGGTCGCTTGGGACCGGGCGACCTCGGCTGAGGCGCGCGCGTTCGTGTTGTGGTTGAAGGCGGCGGCGAAGCCGCGGAACCATCCTCGGACGGTGTCGACTGCGACGGCTGGCGCCGTCAACCCGATCACCCGCAAGTCCTACCTGGATGATCGGTACCGGGCGCGCACGATCCGGCACAGCAACGCGGTGATCCGCAGCTTCTACGAGTTCTGGATCGACACGGGCGAGGGTCCACTGCTCAACCCGATGCCGATCGACCCGGGTCGCGGCTGGAGGCGGCCGCCAGCCGGCGGGGTGGGAGAACGCGCAGAGGCGGCGGGCACGATTCGCTACAACCCGGGCTTGCCCAAGCGTGCGCCTCGGGCGATGCCGGACCAGAGGTGGGACGAGGTGTTCGGCGCTTTGCGGTCGAACCGCGACCGGGCGATCGTCGCGGCCGGGGTGAGCAGCGGCGCTCGGCCGAGTGAGTTGCTGGGCATGGCTGGTGTCGACCTGGACTGGGGTGATCAGCTGATCCGCGTGGTCCGGAAGGGGACGCGAGCCGAGCAGTGGCTGCCAGCCAGCATGGAGACGTTCGTGTGGCTGCGGTTGTACGTCGCCGAGCTCGGCATGTTCACGCCGCAGGATCCGTTGTGGCAGACGGTCCGTCGCCGCGACCGCGGTGGCGGGCTTCAGCGGCAGCCGCTGAACTACGAGGCGCTGCGGGGGGTGTTCCGGCGGCTCAACGCGGTGCTGGGCACGAATTGGACGCTGCACGACGTGCGGCATACCGCCGCGATCCGGATGTCGCGCGATCCGAGGTTGTCAATGCGGGACGTGCAGACGATTCTCGGCCACGCGCACCTGAGCACGACCGCCGAGGTCTACCTGGTGGAGGACGAGGTGCAGGTGATCCGCCGCGTTGCCGACCATCTGGCCGCCCGATCCCGGCAACCGCAGGGCCCGCCGACGGTTTCGACGCCGTATGACGTCGAGGACCTGGCCGTCCTGTTCGGAGGGACCGTCTCGTGA
- a CDS encoding GNAT family N-acetyltransferase, with product MTQTYSHRYRLHGTLCETCRIIEARDPSERRLAEWAQLDVTDQHLPAAAPQQGLALIAHPPETGTLTGRIELVLDGAAAGAVTLTCCPVCRIATLDYVHVVAEYRRHGYGRTLVAAAHARTPDYRWTAPLPSGGIAQAFRARIPYPPAAPLCVHRQSSEGPQ from the coding sequence ATGACCCAGACCTACAGTCACCGGTATCGCCTGCATGGCACCCTTTGCGAAACCTGCAGGATCATCGAAGCGCGCGACCCGAGCGAACGTCGCCTCGCCGAATGGGCCCAGCTCGACGTCACCGACCAGCACCTCCCCGCGGCCGCGCCGCAGCAGGGACTCGCGCTGATCGCGCACCCGCCCGAGACCGGCACCCTCACCGGCCGGATCGAGCTCGTGCTCGACGGCGCCGCCGCTGGCGCCGTCACCCTTACCTGCTGTCCCGTGTGTCGGATCGCCACCCTCGACTATGTCCACGTCGTCGCCGAGTACCGCCGTCACGGCTACGGCCGCACTCTCGTCGCCGCAGCCCACGCCCGCACCCCCGACTACCGCTGGACCGCCCCGCTGCCGTCCGGCGGCATCGCGCAGGCATTCCGTGCCCGCATCCCGTACCCACCCGCTGCGCCCCTGTGCGTGCACCGCCAGTCCAGCGAAGGACCGCAGTGA
- a CDS encoding RNA polymerase sigma factor, translating into MEPGDGFELAEAALDAILDEDEAARQDLALAEAIGVGEFYHEHATKLVGFVIKLGATVQDAEDIVHGVLLKLLNRWDTVENPTAWARTVATHAYMRSAVRVREVVTTEPIPESTAAPALFTPEFRAEIAEEFAEVTAALAVLPGQQRLVMAWRMEGSYTDKEIAQVLRTTPKAVAAAAKRARRTLKTHLRREDRR; encoded by the coding sequence ATGGAACCTGGGGACGGGTTTGAGCTGGCCGAGGCCGCGCTGGACGCGATCCTCGACGAGGATGAAGCGGCAAGGCAGGACCTCGCGCTCGCTGAGGCGATCGGCGTTGGCGAGTTCTACCACGAACACGCCACCAAGCTGGTCGGCTTCGTGATCAAGCTGGGCGCGACGGTTCAGGACGCCGAGGACATCGTGCACGGAGTGCTGCTCAAGCTGCTGAACCGATGGGACACCGTCGAGAACCCCACAGCCTGGGCGCGCACGGTCGCGACTCACGCGTACATGCGCAGCGCGGTGCGCGTCCGCGAGGTGGTCACCACCGAGCCGATTCCGGAGTCGACGGCCGCGCCGGCGCTGTTCACTCCCGAGTTCCGGGCTGAGATTGCCGAAGAGTTCGCCGAGGTAACGGCCGCCCTGGCTGTGTTGCCGGGGCAGCAGCGGCTGGTGATGGCCTGGCGCATGGAGGGTTCCTACACCGATAAGGAGATCGCGCAGGTTCTGCGCACGACCCCGAAGGCGGTCGCGGCTGCGGCGAAACGAGCTCGGCGGACGCTGAAGACTCACTTGAGGCGAGAGGACAGACGATGA
- a CDS encoding helicase associated domain-containing protein yields MAGRDDLDTSAAFVQAGDRATRRDVYRATVGTGPIRRAYRTPEGLPLGDWVHKQYAAARRGRLSADRRRALEQRGLPVSRPSA; encoded by the coding sequence CTGGCCGGTCGCGATGACCTCGACACCTCGGCGGCTTTTGTCCAAGCCGGTGACCGGGCTACCCGCCGTGACGTCTACCGCGCCACGGTCGGCACCGGCCCGATCAGACGTGCCTACCGCACACCGGAGGGCCTTCCGCTCGGCGACTGGGTTCACAAGCAGTACGCCGCCGCCAGACGCGGGAGACTGAGCGCCGACCGCCGCAGGGCGCTCGAGCAACGAGGACTCCCGGTTTCTCGGCCATCGGCATAG